Genomic window (Pseudothauera hydrothermalis):
ATCATAGACCGGCGGTTCGATAGCAAGAACAAAAGCGCAGTCAACCGTCAGCGCTTCATGCGCCGTTTCCGCCAGCAGATCCGCCGTGCGGTGTCGGAGGCCATTCAAGGGCGCTCGATCCGCGACCTGGACAATGGCGAACAGGTATCGATTCCGGCTCGCGACCTGTCCGAGCCGCATTTCCAGCATGGCAAAGGCGGCATACGCGAACAGGTGTACGCCGGCAATGACCAGTTTAGCGCGGGCGATCATGTCAGACGCCCGCTAGAAAGCGGGGGCGGTAGCGGACAGGGCAAGGCCAGCAACGAAGGCGAGCACGAGGACGATTTTGTCTTCCAGCTCTCGCGCGAAGAATTCCTCGACCTATTCTTCGATGACCTCGCCCTGCCCAACCTGGTGCGCACCCAATTGGCGCGCATCACCGATTACAAGACCCGCCGCGCCGGCTTTACCGCCGACGGCACGCCGGCCAATATCAACATCGTGCGCTCGATGCGCGGCGCGCTCGGCCGCCGGCTGGCGCTGGGCGCACCATGGAACGCCCGCCTGCGCGAAGCTCAGCGCGAACTCGAAGAGCGGGTGGCCGCTGGTGACGTCGATAGCGAAGAAGTCCGCGTGCTGCATGAGGAAATCGCCCGTCTGCGTGCGCGCATCGAAGGCATCCCTTTCATCGACAGCTTCGACCTGCGCTACAACAACCGTGTCAAGGTGCCGCTGCCCACCACCAGCGCAGTGATGTTTTGCGTGATGGACGTCTCCGGCTCGATGGACGAGGAAAAAAAATCCATCGCCAAGCGCTTCTTCATGCTGCTCTACCTCTTTCTCACCCGCAGCTACGAGCACATCGAAGTGGTGTTCATCCGCCACCATACCGTGGCCAAAGAGGTGGACGAGGATGAATTTTTTCACTCGCGCGAATCCGGCGGCACCGTGGTGTCCAGTGCGCTCAAGCTGATGCATGAAATCGTCCGGGAACGCTATGCCGGCGGGCAGTGGAACATTTACGGTGCGCAAGCCTCGGATGGCGATAACTGGGATAACGACTCGCCGATCTGCCGCGAGCTGCTCGACGAGGCCATCCTGCCGCACTGTCAGCACTTCGCTTATATCGAAATTACCCCGGGCGAGCCGCAGAACCTGTGGCGCGAATACGAACGCTTGCGCGCAGGCCACAAAAATTTCGCCATGCAGCGCATCGAAACGCCGGCCGACATCTATCCGGTATTCCGCGAACTTTTCAAAAAGACTCTCGTATGAAGCGCGCCGCCAGCCGCAAGAAGGAGACCCTGCCCGCGTCCTCGGAATGGACGATGGAGGCCATCGAGCGCTACCACGAGGAAATCGCCCGGGTAGCCGCCGGGTTCGGTCTGGATACCTACCCGGTGCAGATCGAGATCATCACCGCCGAACAAATGATGGACGCCTACGCCTCGGTGGGCATGCCGGTCAATTATCACCACTGGTCTTTCGGCAAGCACTTTCTTGCCACTGAAAAAGGTTACCGGCGGGGACAGATGGGCCTGGCCTATGAGATCGTGATCAACTCCAACCCCTGCATCGCCTACCTGATGGAAGAAAACACGCTGACCATGCAGGGTTTGGTGATCGCCCACGCCGCTTACGGGCACAACAGTTTTTTCAAAGGCAACTACCTTTTTCGCACCTGGACCAACGCCGACGCGATCATCGATTACCTGGTGTTCGCCCGCAACTTCATTGCCGAATGCGAAGAGCGCTATGGCGAGGAGGAGGTTGAGTTGCTGCTCGATTCCTGCCACGCGCTGATGAACCTGGGCGTCGACCGTTACAAACGCCCCCCGAAGCTCTCGATGGCCAAAGAAAAACTGCGTCAGCGCGAGCGCGAGGAATACCTGCAAAGCCAAGTCAATGAACTCTGGCGCACGCTACCCAGCCGCGAGCTGCCGCATGCGGCCGAAGAGCGTCGGCGCTTTCCTGCGGAGCCGGAAGAAAACCTGCTTTACTTCATCGAAAAACACGCCCCGCTGCTCGAACCCTGGCAACGTGAAGTGGTGAGAATCGTGCGCAAGATCGCGCAGTACTTCTTCCCCCAACGTCAGACCCAGGTGATGAACGAAGGCTGGGCCACGTTCTGGCACTACACCTTGCTCAACACGCTCTATGACGAAGGTCTGCTGGCCGATAGCTTCATGCTGGAGTTTCTGCAGTCGCACACCAACGTGGTGTACCAGCCGCCCTACAACAGCCGTTGGTACAGCGGCATCAACCCCTATGCGCTCGGTTTTGCGATGTGGCAAGACATCCG
Coding sequences:
- a CDS encoding SpoVR family protein: MKRAASRKKETLPASSEWTMEAIERYHEEIARVAAGFGLDTYPVQIEIITAEQMMDAYASVGMPVNYHHWSFGKHFLATEKGYRRGQMGLAYEIVINSNPCIAYLMEENTLTMQGLVIAHAAYGHNSFFKGNYLFRTWTNADAIIDYLVFARNFIAECEERYGEEEVELLLDSCHALMNLGVDRYKRPPKLSMAKEKLRQREREEYLQSQVNELWRTLPSRELPHAAEERRRFPAEPEENLLYFIEKHAPLLEPWQREVVRIVRKIAQYFFPQRQTQVMNEGWATFWHYTLLNTLYDEGLLADSFMLEFLQSHTNVVYQPPYNSRWYSGINPYALGFAMWQDIRRICEAPTAEDREWFPDIAGSDWLQTFDFAMRNFKDESFIAQFLSPKVMRDLRLFAVLDDDREDTLKISAIHDPSGYRKVRELLSEQYNLGAREPYIQVWNVDLRGDRSLTLRHQQYKRRPLGESAAEVMKHLARLWGFTVRLETVDADGRVEVVTEVRNEKRRASQDD
- a CDS encoding YeaH/YhbH family protein encodes the protein MVRIIDRRFDSKNKSAVNRQRFMRRFRQQIRRAVSEAIQGRSIRDLDNGEQVSIPARDLSEPHFQHGKGGIREQVYAGNDQFSAGDHVRRPLESGGGSGQGKASNEGEHEDDFVFQLSREEFLDLFFDDLALPNLVRTQLARITDYKTRRAGFTADGTPANINIVRSMRGALGRRLALGAPWNARLREAQRELEERVAAGDVDSEEVRVLHEEIARLRARIEGIPFIDSFDLRYNNRVKVPLPTTSAVMFCVMDVSGSMDEEKKSIAKRFFMLLYLFLTRSYEHIEVVFIRHHTVAKEVDEDEFFHSRESGGTVVSSALKLMHEIVRERYAGGQWNIYGAQASDGDNWDNDSPICRELLDEAILPHCQHFAYIEITPGEPQNLWREYERLRAGHKNFAMQRIETPADIYPVFRELFKKTLV